The Ranitomeya imitator isolate aRanImi1 chromosome 6, aRanImi1.pri, whole genome shotgun sequence genome window below encodes:
- the DCAF13 gene encoding DDB1- and CUL4-associated factor 13, whose product MKVKVLCRNPDDYVRETNKDLPRVPRNYDPSLHPFEVPREYTRALNATKLERVFAKPFLAALEGHRDGVNCMAKHPRSLSTVLSGACDGEVKIWNLTTRKCTRTVQAHEGFVRGMCVRFCGTSFLTVGDDKTVKQWKMESPGYGEKEEPINTVLGKTVFTGVDHHWRDAVFATCGQQVDIWDEQRTCPMRSYTWGVDSISGVRFNPIETQILGSCAADRSIVLYDLRKPTPLKKMILEMRTNALCWNPMEAFIFTAANENYKLYTYDMRYMDAPVIVHMDHVSAVLDVDYSPTGKEFVTASFDKSIRIYPSSNGHSREVYHTKRMQHVTCVRWSSDNKYILCGSDEMNIRIWKANASEKLSLLSPRERATNNYNQKVKEKFQHHPQIRRIARHRHLPKSIYNQISEQRIMREARRKKDVNRRKHSKEGAVPIVPEKKKHVVAVLE is encoded by the exons ATGAAGGTGAAGGTGCTGTGTAGAAATCCTGATGATTACGTGCGGGAGACAAATAAGGATCTGCCCAGAG TTCCTCGTAACTACGACCCGTCGCTCCACCCGTTCGAGGTGCCGCGTGAATACACCAGAGCTCTGAATGCCACCAAGCTGGAGCGCGTGTTCGCTAAGCCTTTCCTTGCCGCCCTGGAAGGTCACAGAGATGGGGTCAACTGTATGGCCAAACATCCCAGGAGCTTGTCCACCGTGCTGTCAGGGGCTTGTGACGGAGAG GTGAAAATATGGAACCTGACCACTCGCAAGTGCACCCGCACCGTACAGGCGCACGAAGGCTTTGTCCGAGGGATGTGCGTGCGATTCTGTGGGACTTCTTTTCTAACA GTCGGTGATGATAAAACCGTGAAGCAATGGAAGATGGAAAGTCCAGGCTATGGTGAGAAAGAGGAGCCCATCAATACAGTGTTAGGAAAG ACGGTATTTACAGGGGTGGATCACCACTGGAGGGACGCGGTGTTTGCTACCTGTGGACAGCAGGTGGATATCTGGGATGAGCAGAGGACCTGTCCCATGCGATCCTACACTTGGGGAGTTGACAGCATCTCTGGTGTCAGATTTAATCCCATCGAG ACACAGATTTTGGGAAGCTGTGCTGCAGACAGAAGTATTGTTCTCTATGACCTGCGGAAGCCTACACCACTGAAAAAG ATGATTCTGGAAATGAGGACCAATGCTCTCTGCTGGAACCCTATGGAGGCCTTTATATTTACAGCCGCTAATGAGAACTACAA ACTGTACACATATGACATGCGGTACATGGACGCCCCCGTAATTGTACACATGGACCACGTATCTGCTGTCCTGGATGTCGACTACTCTCCAACCGGGAAAGAATTTGTGACCGCCAGCTTTGATAAATCCATCCGCATCTACCCCTCTAGCAATGGACACAGTAG GGAGGTGTACCACACGAAGAGGATGCAGCACGTCACCTGCGTCCGCTGGTCTTCCGACAACAAGTACATTCTGTGTGGGTCAGATGAAATGAACATCCGTATTTGGAAAGCAAACGCATCGGAGAAGCTCAGCCTG TTGTCTCCCCGAGAGAGGGCCACCAATAACTACAACCAGAAGGTGAaggaaaagttccagcatcatccacAGATTCGAAGAATCGCCCGACACCGGCACTTACCCAAGTCCATATACAACCAGATATCGGAGCAGCGCATCATGAGGGAAGCTCGCCGCAAGAA GGATGTGAATCGCCGCAAACACAGCAAAGAGGGGGCAGTGCCCATCGTaccagagaagaagaagcatgtcgTGGCCGTGCTGGAATAA